From Streptomyces sp. TLI_053, a single genomic window includes:
- a CDS encoding DUF5937 family protein: MRTELAFSTDDLARTRFAVSPMWEVVTSLRVLAHRAVPALHRPWAAQVRRAAEATGPAVRRLAALVPAVGHLPDFLTPVPVGAAATLAEELASVAATPPEQVRADLALLAGERGGRLPAVLEPLDRDPAGLLPLLVADIEEYWGFALRPHWARIRALLDADVLHRARQSAGLGSAQVLDDLHETVRWDGGALRLEQRHCAVQRLDAGAGLVLVPSVFAWPRVLTRTLPPDPPQLAYPARGVATLWESGPVAEPAEALAAVLGRSRARLLAELDAPASTTELARRTGLSTAGTSQHLTALRAAGLTSAQRAGHAVLHARTAVADALLAADRAGAAAE, encoded by the coding sequence ATGCGGACCGAACTCGCGTTCTCGACGGACGACCTGGCACGCACCAGGTTCGCCGTCTCCCCCATGTGGGAGGTGGTGACCAGCCTCCGGGTCCTGGCCCACCGGGCCGTCCCCGCCCTGCACCGGCCCTGGGCCGCGCAGGTCCGCCGGGCCGCGGAGGCCACCGGGCCGGCCGTCCGGCGGCTGGCCGCGCTGGTCCCGGCCGTCGGCCACCTGCCGGACTTCCTCACCCCGGTACCCGTCGGCGCCGCCGCCACGCTCGCCGAGGAACTGGCCTCCGTCGCCGCGACCCCGCCCGAGCAGGTGCGGGCCGATCTCGCCCTCCTGGCCGGCGAACGCGGCGGCCGGCTGCCGGCCGTCCTCGAACCCCTGGACCGCGATCCGGCCGGCCTGCTGCCCCTCCTGGTCGCCGACATCGAGGAGTACTGGGGGTTCGCGCTGCGACCGCACTGGGCCCGGATCCGCGCGCTGCTGGACGCGGACGTGCTGCACCGCGCCCGGCAGTCCGCCGGGCTCGGCAGCGCCCAGGTCCTCGACGACCTCCACGAAACGGTCCGCTGGGACGGCGGCGCGCTGCGGCTGGAGCAGCGGCACTGCGCGGTCCAGCGGCTGGATGCCGGGGCCGGGCTGGTCCTGGTGCCGTCGGTGTTCGCCTGGCCCCGGGTGCTGACCCGGACCCTGCCGCCGGACCCGCCGCAGCTCGCCTACCCGGCCCGCGGCGTCGCCACCCTGTGGGAGTCCGGGCCGGTCGCGGAACCGGCCGAGGCACTCGCCGCCGTCCTCGGCCGCTCCCGGGCCCGGCTGCTCGCCGAACTGGACGCACCGGCCTCCACCACCGAGCTGGCCCGCCGAACCGGGCTCTCCACCGCCGGGACCTCCCAGCACCTCACCGCCCTGCGCGCGGCCGGGCTGACCAGCGCGCAACGGGCCGGGCACGCCGTCCTGCACGCGCGCACCGCCGTCGCCGACGCCCTGCTCGCGGCGGACCGGGCCGGCGCCGCCGCCGAGTGA
- a CDS encoding alpha/beta hydrolase, which produces MSLDQKPVPAQPPAGSGDTASGSDGTVTDDGGTASGSGGTVPGGVAAPADRGGDAQGATAAAWDVRQAGPWTHRDLAANGARFHIAELGEGPLVLLVHGWPQYWWAWRHQLTALAEAGYRAVALDLRGIGGSDRTPRGYDPGNLALDITGVIRSLGENRAHLVGHASGGTLSWVAAVMRPSVIQSLTVVSAAHPRDLRRALLTDRRQMAAFEHILGFQRPWIPERRLVADDAALVGRYLDAWTGRNQLDRAAVAAYREAIRIPSTAHCSIEPYRWLLRSMARPDGIQFARRMKKPITAPTLHVQGAADPVLLSHTALGGGEYVAAPYRWRLLPGIGHFPHEEAPEQFTAELLDWIGRHKD; this is translated from the coding sequence ATGTCGCTCGACCAGAAGCCCGTGCCCGCACAGCCGCCCGCCGGTTCCGGCGACACCGCGTCCGGTTCCGACGGCACCGTCACCGATGACGGCGGAACCGCCTCCGGTTCCGGCGGCACCGTCCCCGGCGGCGTCGCGGCGCCCGCCGACCGCGGCGGCGACGCCCAGGGCGCGACCGCGGCCGCCTGGGACGTCCGGCAGGCCGGACCGTGGACCCACCGCGACCTCGCCGCCAACGGAGCCCGCTTCCACATCGCCGAACTCGGCGAGGGCCCGCTGGTCCTCCTGGTGCACGGCTGGCCGCAGTACTGGTGGGCCTGGCGCCACCAGCTCACCGCACTCGCCGAGGCCGGCTACCGGGCCGTCGCCCTGGACCTGCGCGGCATCGGCGGCAGCGACCGCACCCCCCGCGGCTACGACCCGGGCAACCTCGCCCTGGACATCACCGGGGTGATCCGCTCCCTCGGCGAGAACCGGGCACACCTGGTCGGCCACGCCTCCGGCGGCACGCTGTCCTGGGTGGCGGCCGTGATGCGGCCCTCGGTGATCCAGAGCCTCACCGTCGTCTCCGCCGCGCACCCCCGGGACCTCCGCCGGGCGCTGCTGACCGACCGGCGGCAGATGGCCGCCTTCGAGCACATCCTGGGCTTCCAGCGGCCGTGGATACCGGAGCGCCGCCTGGTCGCCGACGACGCCGCGCTGGTCGGCCGCTACCTGGACGCCTGGACCGGGCGCAACCAGCTGGACCGCGCGGCGGTGGCCGCGTACCGGGAGGCGATCCGGATCCCCAGCACCGCGCACTGCTCGATCGAGCCGTACCGGTGGCTGCTGCGCTCGATGGCCCGCCCCGACGGCATCCAGTTCGCCCGCCGGATGAAGAAGCCGATCACCGCACCCACCCTGCACGTCCAGGGGGCGGCGGATCCGGTGCTGCTGTCGCACACCGCCCTGGGAGGCGGCGAGTACGTGGCCGCGCCGTACCGCTGGCGGCTGCTGCCGGGCATCGGGCACTTCCCGCACGAGGAGGCGCCGGAGCAGTTCACGGCCGAGCTGCTGGACTGGATCGGCCGGCACAAGGACTGA
- a CDS encoding phage holin family protein has protein sequence MPAGAADPSSNGRAPYEGERSVGQLFAAATADLSALVHDEIALAKAEIRADVKRGVSGGVSLAVAGVVALAAVPMLSAAAAFGIHALGLSLGWSFLVVAGAYLLLAVLLGLLALRSFKKIEKPVRTIEGAQKTADVLKNARPRPATKEEIDRALGRIP, from the coding sequence ATGCCCGCAGGAGCCGCAGACCCGTCCAGCAACGGCCGGGCGCCCTATGAGGGTGAGCGTTCGGTGGGGCAGCTGTTCGCCGCGGCCACCGCCGACCTGTCCGCCCTGGTCCACGACGAGATCGCGCTCGCCAAGGCCGAGATCCGCGCCGACGTCAAGCGCGGTGTCTCCGGCGGCGTCTCGCTGGCCGTCGCCGGTGTGGTGGCCCTGGCCGCCGTCCCGATGCTCAGCGCCGCCGCGGCGTTCGGCATCCACGCGCTGGGCCTCTCGCTCGGCTGGTCGTTCCTGGTCGTGGCCGGCGCGTACCTGCTGCTGGCCGTGCTGCTGGGCCTGCTGGCGCTGCGTTCGTTCAAGAAGATCGAGAAGCCGGTCCGCACCATCGAGGGCGCGCAGAAGACCGCCGACGTCCTGAAGAACGCGCGGCCGCGTCCCGCCACCAAGGAGGAGATCGACCGCGCCCTGGGCCGCATCCCGTAG
- a CDS encoding MarP family serine protease, with translation MNVLDVLLIAAAIGFAVSGYRQGFVVGVLSVLGFLGGGLLAVQLLPLLLDHLSPGTTASVIAVVVVIVLAAIGQAITTHFGWKLRGHIDRRPARTLDAAGGAVVNVISMLLVAWLIGSALAGTSLPTVSKQVRTSAILGGVQDTLPSDAPNWFSDFSKVLARNGFPQVFNPFEHEPITQVDIPDPTLAGSPAVARARQSLVKVVGTATSCGKTLEGSGFVYAPHRVMTNAHVVGGVNEPTVQIGGVGQLYDATVVRYDWQRDIAILDVPKLNAPALTFAGEAKTNDNAIVAGFPENGAFNVQPARIRGRIQANGPDIYHRGQVVRDVYSVRSLVRQGNSGGPLLTPDGQVYGMVFAKSLDSADTGYVLTAAEVREDAELGSVASGRADTQGCAL, from the coding sequence GTGAATGTCCTGGATGTGCTGTTGATCGCCGCCGCGATCGGATTCGCCGTGTCGGGCTACCGGCAGGGCTTCGTGGTCGGCGTGCTGTCGGTCCTCGGCTTCCTGGGCGGCGGACTGCTCGCCGTCCAGCTGCTGCCGCTGCTGCTCGACCATCTCAGCCCCGGGACGACCGCCTCGGTGATCGCGGTCGTGGTGGTGATCGTGCTGGCGGCGATCGGCCAGGCGATCACCACCCACTTCGGCTGGAAGCTGCGCGGCCACATCGACCGCCGCCCGGCCCGGACCCTGGACGCCGCGGGCGGCGCCGTGGTCAACGTGATCTCGATGCTGCTGGTGGCCTGGCTGATCGGCTCCGCACTGGCAGGGACGTCCCTGCCGACCGTCTCCAAGCAGGTCCGCACCTCGGCGATCCTGGGCGGGGTCCAGGACACCCTGCCCTCCGACGCCCCCAACTGGTTCTCGGACTTCTCCAAGGTGCTCGCCCGCAACGGCTTCCCGCAGGTGTTCAACCCCTTCGAGCACGAGCCGATCACCCAGGTCGACATCCCCGATCCGACGCTGGCGGGCAGCCCCGCGGTGGCGAGGGCGCGGCAGAGTCTGGTCAAGGTCGTCGGCACCGCCACCTCCTGCGGCAAGACCCTGGAGGGCAGCGGCTTCGTCTACGCCCCGCACCGGGTGATGACCAACGCGCACGTGGTCGGAGGGGTCAACGAGCCGACCGTGCAGATCGGCGGGGTCGGCCAGCTGTACGACGCGACGGTGGTCCGTTACGACTGGCAGCGCGACATCGCGATCCTCGACGTGCCCAAGCTGAACGCGCCGGCCCTCACCTTCGCCGGCGAGGCGAAGACCAACGACAACGCGATCGTGGCGGGCTTCCCGGAGAACGGCGCCTTCAACGTCCAGCCGGCCCGCATCCGCGGCCGGATCCAGGCGAACGGGCCGGACATCTACCACCGCGGCCAGGTGGTCCGCGACGTCTACTCGGTGCGCTCACTGGTGCGCCAGGGCAACAGCGGCGGGCCGCTGCTCACCCCGGACGGCCAGGTGTACGGGATGGTGTTCGCCAAGTCGCTGGACAGCGCGGACACCGGGTACGTGCTGACCGCGGCCGAGGTGCGCGAGGACGCCGAGCTGGGCAGTGTGGCCTCGGGACGGGCGGACACCCAGGGCTGCGCCCTCTGA
- a CDS encoding CoA pyrophosphatase — protein MSDRGIVRGVERDGLPTWLEPVRDAAERVLPEQLSRFLPPDDGGRAAAVLMLFGEGASGPDLLLIERARSLRSHAGQPSFPGGALDPEDGDPAGPGPVAAALREAWEETGLDPDGVQVFATLPALYIPVSRFVVTPVLGWWREESPVRPVDLGETGAVFRVPIDELTDPVNRARLRHPSGHMGPAFAVGGRLVWGFTAGVIDRVLHHSGLERPWDAGRIVELSDEALELVQGDRERSRALLGRDAGPQ, from the coding sequence GTGAGCGACCGGGGGATCGTGCGGGGGGTGGAGCGGGACGGGCTGCCGACCTGGCTGGAGCCGGTCAGGGACGCCGCGGAGCGGGTGCTGCCCGAGCAGCTCAGCCGCTTCCTGCCACCGGACGACGGCGGCCGCGCGGCCGCCGTGCTGATGCTCTTCGGCGAGGGCGCGTCCGGTCCCGACCTGCTGCTGATCGAACGGGCCCGCTCGCTGCGCTCGCACGCCGGCCAGCCCTCCTTCCCCGGCGGTGCGCTGGACCCGGAGGACGGTGACCCGGCCGGTCCCGGCCCGGTGGCGGCGGCGCTGCGCGAGGCCTGGGAGGAGACCGGCCTGGACCCGGACGGGGTGCAGGTGTTCGCCACGCTGCCCGCGCTGTACATCCCGGTCAGCCGGTTCGTGGTGACGCCGGTGCTCGGCTGGTGGCGCGAGGAGTCACCGGTCCGTCCGGTGGACCTGGGGGAGACCGGCGCGGTGTTCCGGGTGCCGATCGACGAGTTGACCGATCCGGTGAACCGGGCCAGGCTGCGGCACCCGTCCGGCCACATGGGACCGGCCTTCGCCGTCGGGGGCCGACTGGTCTGGGGCTTCACCGCCGGGGTGATCGACCGGGTGCTGCACCACAGCGGGCTGGAGCGGCCGTGGGACGCCGGCCGGATCGTCGAGCTCTCGGACGAGGCGCTGGAGCTGGTGCAGGGCGACCGCGAGCGGTCCCGGGCGCTGCTCGGCCGCGACGCCGGGCCGCAGTGA
- a CDS encoding isocitrate lyase/phosphoenolpyruvate mutase family protein: MSTSSSLQPSTLRARAERLRALVADGVLVLPNAWDAGSAAVIAAAGAAAIATTSGGVSWSLGRGDGQRLDRATAVEAARRVAAAVDLPVTVDAEGGYGPSADDVAETVRALVGAGAAGVNLEDSAAPGGPLFTVEEQAGRLRAARSAAEAAGLPELLVNARTDVLLFGLGGLDEVLVRAEAYAAAGADGLFVPGLLDLEALAELCARTPLPVNAMAVAGGPGVAELAAAGVRRISVGTALAQFAYTAARRAAAELLGPGTLTEPVGALGYGDVDALFRG, from the coding sequence ATGTCCACCTCCTCCTCGCTCCAGCCGTCCACCCTCCGCGCGCGGGCCGAGCGGCTGAGGGCGCTGGTCGCGGACGGCGTGCTCGTCCTGCCGAACGCCTGGGACGCCGGGAGCGCCGCCGTGATCGCCGCGGCCGGGGCGGCCGCGATCGCCACCACCAGCGGCGGCGTCTCCTGGTCGCTGGGCCGGGGCGACGGCCAGCGCCTCGACCGCGCGACGGCGGTCGAGGCCGCCCGCCGGGTCGCCGCCGCCGTCGACCTGCCGGTCACGGTGGACGCCGAGGGCGGCTACGGGCCCTCGGCGGACGATGTCGCCGAGACGGTCCGGGCCCTGGTGGGGGCGGGCGCGGCCGGGGTCAACCTGGAGGACTCCGCAGCGCCCGGCGGCCCGCTGTTCACGGTGGAGGAGCAGGCCGGACGGCTGCGTGCCGCACGGTCGGCGGCGGAGGCGGCGGGTCTGCCGGAGCTGCTGGTCAACGCCCGGACGGACGTCCTCCTGTTCGGCCTGGGCGGACTCGACGAGGTGCTAGTCCGCGCCGAGGCGTACGCGGCGGCGGGTGCGGACGGCCTGTTCGTCCCCGGCCTGCTGGACCTCGAGGCGCTGGCCGAGCTCTGCGCCCGGACGCCGCTGCCGGTCAACGCGATGGCCGTGGCCGGCGGGCCGGGCGTCGCCGAACTCGCCGCCGCCGGGGTGCGCAGGATCAGCGTGGGTACCGCGCTGGCCCAGTTCGCCTACACGGCCGCCCGCCGGGCGGCCGCCGAACTGCTCGGCCCCGGCACCCTGACGGAGCCGGTCGGCGCGCTCGGCTACGGCGACGTCGACGCCCTCTTCCGGGGCTGA
- the nth gene encoding endonuclease III produces the protein MAESKVRTTASAGKPVGKVGGAPKPESRLAMVRRARRINRELAELYPYAHPELDFDNPFQLLVATVLSAQTTDLRVNQTTPALFAEYPSPEDMAAANPAELEEIIRPTGFFRNKAKSLIGLSIALRDEFDGEVPGRLADLVTLPGVGRKTANVVLGNAFGVPGITVDTHFGRLARRFGWTTDEDPVKVEAAVAEIFPKSEWTMLSHRVVFHGRRICHSRKPACGACPIAPLCPSYGEGETDPEKAKKLLKYEMGGQPGQRLRPPADFPGEAGARADAAAHHGEVADLAVAE, from the coding sequence ATGGCAGAGAGCAAGGTCCGGACGACCGCGTCTGCGGGGAAGCCGGTGGGGAAGGTAGGCGGGGCGCCCAAGCCCGAATCGCGGCTGGCGATGGTGCGGCGGGCGCGGAGGATCAACCGGGAGCTGGCGGAGCTGTACCCGTACGCGCACCCGGAGCTGGACTTCGACAACCCGTTCCAACTGCTGGTGGCCACCGTGCTGTCGGCGCAGACCACCGACCTCCGGGTGAACCAGACGACGCCGGCGCTGTTCGCCGAGTACCCCTCGCCGGAGGACATGGCGGCGGCGAACCCGGCCGAGCTGGAGGAGATCATCCGTCCGACCGGGTTCTTCCGGAACAAGGCGAAGTCCCTGATCGGCCTCTCGATCGCGTTGCGCGACGAGTTCGACGGCGAGGTCCCCGGTCGGCTGGCGGACCTGGTCACCCTCCCCGGGGTCGGTCGGAAGACCGCCAACGTCGTCCTCGGCAACGCCTTCGGCGTCCCCGGGATCACCGTGGACACCCACTTCGGACGCCTCGCCCGCCGGTTCGGGTGGACGACCGACGAGGACCCGGTGAAGGTCGAGGCGGCGGTGGCGGAGATCTTCCCGAAGTCCGAGTGGACGATGCTCTCGCACCGCGTGGTCTTCCACGGCCGGCGGATCTGCCACTCCCGGAAGCCGGCCTGCGGAGCCTGCCCGATCGCACCGCTCTGCCCCTCCTACGGCGAGGGCGAGACCGATCCGGAGAAGGCGAAGAAGCTGCTCAAGTACGAGATGGGCGGACAGCCGGGCCAGCGGCTGCGCCCGCCCGCGGACTTCCCGGGCGAGGCCGGCGCCCGCGCCGACGCCGCCGCCCACCACGGCGAGGTCGCCGACCTGGCGGTGGCCGAGTGA